One genomic segment of Pongo pygmaeus isolate AG05252 chromosome 19, NHGRI_mPonPyg2-v2.0_pri, whole genome shotgun sequence includes these proteins:
- the DUSP14 gene encoding dual specificity protein phosphatase 14, with protein sequence MSSRGHSTLPRTLMAPRMISEGDIGGIAQITSSLFLGRGSVASNRHLLQARGITCIVNATIEIPNFNWPQFEYVKVPLADMPHAPIGLYFDTVADKIHSVSRKHGATLVHCAAGVSRSATLCIAYLMKFHNVCLLEAYNWVKARRPVIRPNVGFWRQLIDYERQLFGKSTVKMVQTPYGIVPDVYEKESRHLMPYWGI encoded by the coding sequence ATGAGCTCCAGAGGTCACAGCACGCTACCAAGGACTCTCATGGCCCCTCGGATGATTTCCGAGGGAGACATAGGAGGCATTGCTCAAATCACCTCCTCTCTATTCCTGGGCAGAGGCAGTGTGGCCTCCAATCGGCACCTCCTCCAGGCTCGTGGCATCACCTGCATTGTTAATGCTACCATTGAGATCCCTAATTTCAACTGGCCCCAATTTGAGTATGTTAAAGTGCCTCTGGCTGACATGCCGCATGCCCCCATTGGACTGTACTTTGACACCGTGGCTGACAAGATCCACAGTGTGAGCAGGAAGCACGGGGCCACCTTGGTGCACTGTGCTGCAGGGGTGAGCCGCTCAGCCACGCTGTGTATCGCGTATCTGATGAAATTCCACAACGTGTGCCTGCTGGAGGCGTACAACTGGGTGAAAGCCCGGCGACCTGTCATCAGGCCCAACGTAGGCTTCTGGAGGCAACTGATAGACTACGAGCGCCAGCTCTTTGGGAAGTCCACAGTTAAAATGGTACAGACACCTTATGGCATAGTTCCCGACGTCTATGAGAAGGAGTCCCGACACCTGATGCCTTACTGGGGGATTTAG